From Streptomyces sp. NBC_01754, a single genomic window includes:
- a CDS encoding helix-turn-helix transcriptional regulator, producing the protein MIRPDDPDRMTTAGGWHGRTLLHPGWLAFTGAAGATDSHAHAAVQVLMVTHGVVELTDPHQVRRPVQAAIIPTRVRHALHAAAGARATMLYLDPAGSAGRRLTAHLTGPHHDRLERWTAAARALLPPAGLHAAGPTGDPARDPATLVRGWSTPARGGHPALQHAVRVLPQLLHGPVRLTGLAGTAGISASRLGHLFTTELALPFPAYLRWARLRRAIELAADGASLTQAAHGAGFADSSHLTRVTREMFGLAPSHLLAALPRITP; encoded by the coding sequence ATGATCAGGCCTGATGACCCCGACCGGATGACCACGGCCGGCGGGTGGCATGGCAGAACCCTGCTACACCCCGGTTGGCTGGCATTCACCGGCGCGGCCGGCGCCACCGACTCGCACGCCCATGCCGCCGTGCAGGTCCTCATGGTCACCCACGGCGTGGTGGAGCTGACCGACCCCCACCAAGTCCGCCGCCCGGTCCAGGCCGCCATCATCCCGACCCGCGTCCGGCACGCCCTGCACGCCGCCGCGGGCGCACGAGCCACCATGCTCTACCTCGACCCCGCCGGCAGCGCGGGCCGCCGTCTGACCGCCCACCTGACCGGCCCGCACCACGACCGCCTCGAGCGATGGACGGCTGCCGCCCGCGCCCTGCTCCCACCCGCCGGCCTCCACGCGGCCGGCCCGACCGGCGATCCGGCGCGAGACCCGGCCACGCTGGTGCGTGGCTGGAGCACACCCGCCCGCGGTGGGCACCCAGCGCTGCAACACGCCGTGCGGGTGCTGCCACAGTTGCTGCACGGCCCGGTCCGGCTCACCGGCCTGGCCGGCACCGCCGGGATCTCGGCCAGCCGCCTCGGCCACCTGTTCACCACCGAGCTCGCCTTGCCGTTCCCCGCCTACCTGCGCTGGGCCCGGCTGCGCCGCGCCATCGAGCTGGCGGCGGACGGTGCCAGCCTCACCCAGGCCGCGCACGGCGCAGGCTTCGCCGACAGCTCCCATCTGACCCGCGTCACCCGGGAGATGTTCGGCCTGGCCCCTTCACACCTGCTCGCCGCCCTGCCCCGCATCACGCCCTGA
- a CDS encoding sterol desaturase family protein, which produces MYRTVIRYGYVPFMLLGVNGAGIALADTGASELWLLGLLLLAVGCSFAAERLLPYEDGWNTPLSGDGRRDVAHAFVNEGLLLISVAAIPLLATLVTVADLWPRSWPFAVQVVAAVLIADLGITLVHFASHKIGALWRFHAVHHSVKRFYGLNGLMKHPLHQTLETSAGVAPLLLIGMPIDVASALALAVAVQLLLQHSNADYRVGALRQVLALNEGHRFHHLKWAGIGDVNFGLFTLVWDHLLGTFSYDPTRRFSSDHIGMAAKPNYPTAYLGQLAEPFRPSGACTSEPSRPE; this is translated from the coding sequence ATGTATCGCACCGTGATCCGCTACGGCTACGTGCCGTTCATGCTCCTCGGCGTCAACGGCGCCGGCATCGCCCTGGCCGACACCGGTGCCTCCGAGCTCTGGCTGCTCGGCCTGCTGCTCCTGGCCGTCGGCTGCTCGTTCGCCGCCGAACGCCTGCTGCCTTATGAGGACGGGTGGAACACCCCCCTGTCCGGGGACGGACGGCGCGACGTCGCGCACGCCTTCGTCAACGAGGGCCTGCTGCTCATCAGCGTGGCAGCCATCCCGCTGCTGGCCACGCTGGTCACGGTGGCCGACCTGTGGCCCCGATCCTGGCCATTCGCCGTACAGGTGGTGGCCGCCGTACTCATCGCCGATCTGGGGATCACCCTGGTCCACTTCGCCAGCCACAAGATCGGCGCGCTGTGGCGCTTCCACGCGGTCCACCACTCCGTCAAACGCTTCTACGGCCTCAACGGGCTGATGAAACACCCCCTGCATCAAACCCTGGAGACGAGTGCCGGGGTCGCCCCACTGCTGTTGATCGGTATGCCCATCGATGTGGCCTCCGCGCTCGCCCTGGCCGTGGCCGTGCAACTGCTTCTGCAGCACTCCAACGCCGACTACCGCGTCGGGGCGCTCAGGCAGGTCCTGGCCCTGAACGAAGGCCATCGGTTCCACCACCTCAAATGGGCCGGCATCGGCGATGTCAACTTCGGCCTGTTCACCCTCGTCTGGGACCACCTCCTCGGCACCTTCTCCTATGACCCCACCCGCCGCTTTTCCTCCGACCACATCGGCATGGCCGCCAAACCGAACTACCCCACCGCCTACCTGGGTCAGCTGGCCGAACCCTTCCGTCCCTCGGGCGCCTGCACCTCCGAGCCGTCCCGGCCCGAGTAG